The DNA sequence CGTTGGGGGGTACGTCAGGTGGGGCGGGTGCTGCCGGAGAAGGGGGCGCACACGCTGGCCGCCATGACCGACCACTTCCTGAACGGGCTGTCGGTGCTCCGGGACGTGCGGCTGTTCGCGGGTGCGCTGGCGCTCAGCCTGCTGCACTGGTCCTGGTACGGGATCTCGTTTCTGCTGGGCCTGCGTGCTTTCCACATCGACGTCGGGTATGGCGCGGCGCTCTTCACGCAGTCCATGGTGGCGTTCGGTGCGGCAGTGCCGTCGGCCCCCGGCTTCTTCGGCACCTGGCATGCGGCCGCCAAGGTGGCGTTGGTGGACGCCTACGGGGTTCCAGAAGCCCAGGCCCTGGCCTTCGCCACCGGGTATCATCTGGCGGGTTTCCTGCCCATCACCGCGCTGGGCCTCTACTACGCCTGGCGACTCGGCATCCACGTGACCCAGGTGGAGGCGCCCGCCGAAGCACCGCAGCCTGAGCCGGCCGTGTGACGCGGAAGGGAAGGCTCGCCGCTCCGGCGAAGCTCAACCCGGTCCTACGGGTGCTCGCGCGGGAAACCAGCGGATACCATCAGATCGAGACGCTGCTGGTCGCAGTCGACCTCTGTGACCAGGTCGAGGTGAGCGAAGTGGATGGCGATGAAGTCCGACTGGTGGTCGAGGGCGACGTTGGAGGTGCGCTGGGCGGCGAGAACCTGGTCACCCGCGCGGCCCAGGGGTTCCGGGGGCGCTGCCGCGAGGAGGTCGGGGGACTGGAGATCCGCCTGTCGAAGCGCATCCCGGTGGCTGCGGGTCTGGGAGGCGGATCGTCGGACGCGGCGGCCACGCTGCGGGTGCTGGCGGCACTCTATCCAGACGCCCTGCGCGCCACCGAGCTGCGGAGGTTGGCGGCCGAGCTGGGTTCCGACGTGCCGTTCTTCCTGAGCGCCTCGCCCTGGGCCTGGGCCTGGGGCCGCGGCACGCGCTCGCTCAGCCTGGAGCCACCACCCCCCAACCCGGTGGTGATCGCCGTTCCCGTGCGGGGCGTCTCGACCGTAGAGGCCTATGGGCTGCTGGGGTCGCTGTCGGAGCATCGCTCGGCGGAGCCCGCGGCCCTCACGCTCCAGGACCTGGAGCGCTGGGAGGCGCTGGCCCGGAACCGGGAGAACGACTTCGAGGCCGCGCTCTACCCGTCTCGCCCGGATCTCGCTGCCCTGGGCCGAGCCTTCGAGCAGAGCGGGGCCCTGCTCTCGGGCATGACGGGGAGCGGCGCTGCGCACTTCGGGGTGTTCGAGACGGGCGCGGCCGCGGACGCGGCGGCCCGAGCGCTGGCGGCGCTGGACCCCACGGTGCGCGTGCTGCGGGCGGAGAGCCTGACGGAGTGGCCCCGGCCCTCGCTCGCGGACTGAGCGCGCGGTTGAGCCGCACGCCGGGCTTCCGTTACGATTCCGGCTCTTCGGTGCTGGCCCGTCGTCTAATGGCAGGACACCGGTCTTTGGAACCGGTAGTGGTGGTTCGAATCCACCCGGGCCAATCTCCGCCTCCCCGGCTCTCTTGACGGAACCCTCCGACCCGCGGGATTGTGGCCACTCGCGCGGTCACGGGTAGGCACCCGAGCGGGTGACGGCAGCTCCCGGACCCAGGCCTTTCGACACCGCGGGGCACCCATGATCACACGCACCACCTTCTGCCTGGCTCTCGGGTTGGCGCTCGTATTCGCCCTGACAGGACCCGACGTGGCCCTGGCCCAGCGCCCTGTCACCGGAGGAAGGTCCGCGCCACCCGACGTGGTGCGCCCCGCCGATCAGCGGGTGCCGGCCCCCTTCTCCTACGACATGGTCCGGCCGGTCGCGATGCCGGACAACGTGTGGATGTCGGAGCTGACCATCCTGGAGATGCGCGACCTGGTGCGTGAATACGGCTATACCACGGCGCTCATCCTGAACGGCACCATGGAGTCCAACGGCCCCTACCTGACGACCGGCAAGCACAACCACGTGCTCAAGGTCACCGGAGACCGGATCGCGCGCACGTTGGGGAAGACGCTGGTGGCGCCCATCGTGATGCTGGACGAGGGGAATCCGGAGGAGACCGACATCCCGGGCCGGCTGGTGCTCTCGCCCGAGACCCTGAAGGCCATGCTCAAGGACATGGCCACCAGCCTCAAGGCGCAGGGCTTCAAGGAGATCTTCTTCCTGGGCGACAGCGGCAGCAACCAGCGCATGCTGCAAAGCGTGGCTGAGGAGCTCGCCCAGGCGTGGACGGGCCAGGACGTGTTGGTGGCGCACATCCGCGAGTACTACAACTACGGCGACGTGCTGCGCTACCAGAACGAGGTGCTGGGGAAGGTGGAGCTGAACAAGGACCTGGACGGCTACCACGACGACTACTACATCACCTCCCTGATCAT is a window from the Gemmatimonadota bacterium genome containing:
- the ispE gene encoding 4-(cytidine 5'-diphospho)-2-C-methyl-D-erythritol kinase — encoded protein: MTRKGRLAAPAKLNPVLRVLARETSGYHQIETLLVAVDLCDQVEVSEVDGDEVRLVVEGDVGGALGGENLVTRAAQGFRGRCREEVGGLEIRLSKRIPVAAGLGGGSSDAAATLRVLAALYPDALRATELRRLAAELGSDVPFFLSASPWAWAWGRGTRSLSLEPPPPNPVVIAVPVRGVSTVEAYGLLGSLSEHRSAEPAALTLQDLERWEALARNRENDFEAALYPSRPDLAALGRAFEQSGALLSGMTGSGAAHFGVFETGAAADAAARALAALDPTVRVLRAESLTEWPRPSLAD
- a CDS encoding creatininase family protein encodes the protein MITRTTFCLALGLALVFALTGPDVALAQRPVTGGRSAPPDVVRPADQRVPAPFSYDMVRPVAMPDNVWMSELTILEMRDLVREYGYTTALILNGTMESNGPYLTTGKHNHVLKVTGDRIARTLGKTLVAPIVMLDEGNPEETDIPGRLVLSPETLKAMLKDMATSLKAQGFKEIFFLGDSGSNQRMLQSVAEELAQAWTGQDVLVAHIREYYNYGDVLRYQNEVLGKVELNKDLDGYHDDYYITSLIMNDSPAHVRLPQRQKVGLDHINSLYIDEPEALAIGRKLAQFRADVTARAIERVRAEQMR